The Phycisphaerae bacterium sequence TTCTTGTTCGATTACATCATCGGCAACGAACTCATCGTTCAGGCGGCCGGGCGGGAAGGTATCGTTTTGACTGACCAGGAATGGAAAGAGGAGTTCCGAAAGACCTTCGACAAATGGGTTCAAGCCAACGGCTGGTCGCAAGAGCAGGCCGCCCAGGAGATCAGGACACGGTTTGACATGGATCTTGCCGAACTGGAGGAGGAAATGCCCAAGTCCCCGGGTTTCCGGGCGCCGATCCTCCAGGAAAAGATCATGCAAAAGAAGTTCGCCGATGAACTCAGGGTCACCGACGAAGACGTCAAAGCCTACTACGAGCAAAACAAAGCGAACCGCTACACGCCCAAAGAAGAAGAGGTTCGAGCCAGCCATATTCTCTTTGCGACCAGGGATGCTAAGACTCGTCAGCCTATGTCCGAGGAGGCCAAGCAGGAACAGCGCAAGAAGGCCGAACAGATACTGACCGAGGCAAAGAAGCCCGGTGCTGATTTCGCCGCCTTGGCCAGGGAGCATTCGAGTTGTCCTACCGGCAAGCGCAGCGGCGGCGACCTGGATTACTTTCCCCGAACGAGGATGGTGCCGGCGTTTTCCGAAGCCGCGTTTGCCATGAAGGTCGGCGAAATCAGCGATATCGTGGAGACGGAGTTCGGATACCACATCATCAAGGTCACCGGGCGCGTGGAGGCGGGGGAGACTAAGCCGTTTGATACAGTCAAAGACCAGATCCGAACGCAACTGGAGCAGCAGAAGTTGCGCACGGTCGTGGACCGTTACAAGGAAGAGCTCAAGAACAAGGCCAAGATCGTTTATCCGCCGGGCAAGGAGCCGGCCAGCCCGCCCCCTGTACGGCCTGTGACCACCCGGCCGACAACTCAGTCGACAAGGGCCGCCATGCGACCGAGAGCGTCATCGACCACTCGCCCTGGCGATCGCGCCTCGGTATCCCTGCCTCGGCCTCAGACAGCGGCGGCTGAATAGGCCTGATCGCGAAATGCCCATGCCACGCCCGGATCGCGAGGTCGCCGTTATCCGAACGTTCTTCTTTGCGGGGTGGTTCTACTCTGGCGCGACCAGGTTGTACTGATCAAGCGCGATGGCAGTCCTGCCCGTGTGGAACTTCATCGGCTTTGCGCCGGGCGGCAGATGGAACAAGAACACATAAGCGTATTTGCCCTTGAGATCCTCGAACCGGATGTGCTCCAGACCGGGCATCCGCGCGAAACCGCGGGCGGTCTCATCGAGATAGGTCAACTCGAAGATGGTCTCTCCGCGAATCGTCGCGATGGCGTATTTGCCGACAGGCATGTACTGTTTGCCGTTGCCGTCTGTCACGTAGATGTCTCTGGTTAGCTCGGTCGCGGTCCCCCGCGCTTTGCCCAGGGTGCTCCCTGGCTGCAACCGCTCTACGTTTACGTGCAACAAGCGCATATCCGCGGGCACATCAAAGCTCTCCAAAGGTGGTTTTGAGCCCGCCACAGGTTCCCAGTCGGCGTTGAGCTTGACGGTGAAGCCGCGGGCGCTTCGCAGCTTGCCGTCTGACCGCTCAAACTCCATGCCTTCGGTGTAGTCCGTCAAAGGCGCAGCAAAGGGCAGCCGTTCAGAGAAAAAGGGCTCCTGGGAGGCCAGGTTGACGCCGTGAACCCGGTCTCGGGGGTTCGGATCCGGTCGGGGGGGCGAGGGACGTCTTTCGGTGGCGGCCGAGGAGGCGTCCGTGTCGTCCCGCGTGGGTCGGGGCTGGCGGGACGTTGAGACATCATCACGCGATTCGCGAGGTCTGTCCCGGTCGGAGGGTCTCTCCGTGAGGCTTGTGTCTGAGACTGTGCCTGCCCGCGTTTTGGTCTGGTCGTGCGACGGCAAGATCTCTGCCCAGGCGTTCATCTTGTATTGGATGGCAAGCGGCCGGAAATCAGGATTGTCGGGAACCTCAAAGAGAAGCCGCATCTCGGGGCTGCCCCCCGCGCGGTTGTATTGAAGGTCCTGGCAAGGGAATACCTGAATCAACCGGTGGGCGTTGGCCGGGTCTGACTCGTTGATGGCTGCCAGCGAATAGACTTTCACCGGACCATTGTTCCGGTCGCGGGCCAGCAGACGCACCTGGGACGAGGTGAAATTGAGGTTTGCGCGGTCCTGGCATACGTCCGTCTTTTCATTGATTGTCACCGTCACACAGAGCCATCGCTGACCCTCCTGCGGTTTGCGATTGACGGGCTCATATTTGAGGGTCACGACGCTGTTCTCGTCCCTGACTTTGGCTCGCTTGTAGATCGGCTCGTCTTTTCGCAGGTATTCATATTGTTTGATGATCGCCGCGTTGGGCGGCACGGCGGCCAGCGGTTCGCGGCCCAGGCCGTCTCGTATATGGTGAATATAGTCGAGGAAGTCGGGATTGATTTCGGCGAAGCTATTACGGCCGCGAAGAGCGAATCGCGAAAGATGCGACATCAGAGCCACGGTGAGCCCGTCGGGGTTAAGCCACAAGTTGTGGCGGATTGCCTTGACGTTGGACCAGTCGATCTCGTTGCGATAGACCACGTTCGTATTCTGATCGCCCTTGCTTGTGGCCGACGATTTCGTCTCGGTGACGACCTCCTTGTTGGATGATGCGTCCACCAGACTGTATCGGCTGAACCCGAGCAGCGTCGGGTCAAACGGCAGCATCTGAAAACCGATGGCGAGCATGCCGACGATGATCATGGCGGTGATGAAGCCGAAGATGCCGCCGCCCGCGCGATCCAGGTAGATGGGGAACGTCTGGTTGCCCTTGATCAAGAGATCAACGACGGTGCGCATCACGAGAAGCGAGACGATGAAGATGGCCATCAGTGCGATCGCCCTGCCGTGGTCGGGCTGGTAGGTAATCAACTGCGACTGATAAAGGTCTTCGTAGTAGGCGAAGGCCAGCGCCGCCGCCAGGATCGTCAGTACGCAGTTGATCAAGGCGGAAAACATCCCCTGCAGCCCCTGGTAGAAGGTCACGGCGAGGATCAGGACGGTCGCAAACAGCGAGAACCACATTGCGAGTCACCCCCTTTCCTTTCCGGCACCGTCGCTCTTGGGGTTCTTCGGTTTCGACACGGAAGCTGCGGGTGGCGGCTGACTGTTTCCGCCTGCCTCCTCCTCGCGCATGACGCGAAGCAACTCGGTCATGCTGGTTACCCCGTTCATGACCTTCTGCAGACCGACCTCCTGCAGGTAGAGCATGCCGTTCTTGCGGGCCATCGCCCGAATGGCCGATACCGGCTGACCTTTGGTGATCAGATCGCGCAGGCCGTCGTCAATCTCCAGCAGCTCGAACACGCCCGTTCGACCGAAGTACCCGCTGCCTTGGCAGTTCGTGCACAGGATCGGGTTGCCTTTGGCGTCGACGAGTCCACCGGGTGGCGGGCGATAGAAGTGGTCGATCTTGTCGGCCGGCAGGTTGGCCTTCTTCAGCAGGTTCGGGTCCGGCTTATACGGTTGCCGGCAGGCGATGCAGAGCTTGCGAACCAATCGCTGTGAAGTCAGCGCCACCAGAGCCTTGGCAACCGTATCCAGATCGCCCGCCAGGCTCATCAGTTTCTTCAGCGCGTCGAACGTGTCGCGGGCTTGGATGCCCATGTAGATCTTCTTGCCGTCACAGGCGGCCTTGGCCGCCAGGTGGGCCGTCTCGCGGTCCGGGCAATCGCTGACCATCACCACATCAGGCTCTCGTCGGAGAACGGTCTGTAGCTGGCGGGCATAGCTTGCCTCGTGCTTGGTCGAGTCGTAAATGTGTTGGGTGATGTTCTCAAGGTCCATCAGCGGTTCCCGCTCCAGCGTGAGCAGGTTTTGCATGAAGGCGTCGTGGTTGCGCAGGGCCGCGTAGAGCGTTGATGTCACGCCGCTGCCGTGCGGGCCGCTCACGATGACCAGCCCGGAGGGTTTTCGAATGATCTCCTCCATGGCTGCCAATTGCTTCTCATCCATGCCCAGGTCACCGATCCGCAACCGGTTTTCCTCTCCCACGATGCGAAGCGAGAGTTTCTCATACTGGGTGGTGCCGCTGGTACGCACTTCGATCTCGGTCGGCTGGGCATTCGTGCCGGTGATGACCGCACTCATCTCACCCTGTTGGGGTCGGCGCCGTTCCTCGACGTCCAGACCAGCGACGACCTTGATCAGGTTCAGGGCCTGTAGGGCGGCGTCGCGTGTCAATAGATCGGTGCGAGGGGTGGCGACGCCGTCGATGCGATATGCCAGTCTGACGTCGCTGGGGCTGATCAACATCTCCACCTCGGTGGCCCGCCGCCAGAGGGCGTCGAAGAGCAGGTTTTGCGTCGCCTCGAAAGCGTCGGTCTGCGTCGGGTCGGTGGGGACGGGCACCTTTTCGCCATTGTGACGGGTCATGCGGACCCGCTCGAACGCCGTGGCCTTGCCTTCCGTCTTCTTGCCCAGTCCGCCCAGCCAGCTCTTGATGTGCCGGACGGTAAAAACTCGGGCATTGGCGTCAACCAGACCGTTTCGAAGCACAACATAGGTTGCGCACGTCCCTACGGTGGCGAGGAACCATAACCCGAAGCCGGCGGCGAAGAGCCCGACGCTGTTCCACGGCATCAGGATCCACACGACCAGCCCGACGGTACCGCCGCCCAGGATGACGCCATTCCAGGTGTCGCGCCTCATCCGACGCACGTACTGGGTATCCTTGTCAACCCATTGGCAGAAGGCCATCCATGGCAGAAGGCACACCAGAACCAAGGCAATCCGCCACGGGCTCATATAGCCGCCCGGTTCAGACAGTGCGGCCAGTGCACTTGCGGCGAGCGAGGAGGAGGGGACCGTAAGCACCAGGCCCGCACTGAGGGAAACAGCGGTGAATCGACGTTTGCTGACGCTCATGGCGGCTCCGAACATATAAACGACATTTCGGTGCTGAGATTGCCCGCCATCCCGGCCGACGGCGGGGCCGCTGTCATCGCGGCTATTCTAACTTGCCGGTTCCCGCTCGTCACGCCATTCGGGGCGGATTATCCCAGGATCGACCCCGCACCCGCGCTGATGCCCTTGAGACGCATCTTAAGCTCCTGCGGATTGGGCGAGGCGGCATAGGCCACCGCCGTCTCGATGTACTCCTGTTCCACCAGCCTCTTCAGGCATTCGTTCATGTCCAGCATTCCCTCACTCTGACTGGCCCTGATGACCTTCCCAAGCTCGTCGTCCCGCTTCTCGTCAATCAGCTTCCTGACGGTCGGCGTGGCAAACATGATTTCCACTGCCGGAACACGGGCAAGGCCCGGTTTGATACTGGGTAACAGTTTCTGACAGATGATCGCTTGGAGATTGAACACCAGGGTCTGGCGGACCAGGTCGCGGGAACCTTCCGGAATCAGGTCCAGGATGCGGTTAATGGTCTGGGAACTGCTGGACGCGTGCACGGTGCCGAAGACCAGGTGCCCGGTCTCGGCCGCGTTTAGCGCGGCGGTGAAGGTTTCCTCGTCGCGCATTTCGCCGATGAGCACCACGTCCGGATCCTCGCGCATGAGGTATTTCAAGGCGTCGGCGAAGCTGTAGACGTCGACATAGACCTCCCGCTGGTTGATCAGCGCTTTCTTGTCCGTAAAGAGGTACTCGATCGGGTCTTCGATGGTGACGATGTGACAGGCCCGGTGGGCGTTGATGTAGTCCAACGCGGCTGCGATGGTTGTCGACTTGCCCGAGCCGGTAATGCCCGCCAGGAGCACGAGCCCTTGATGGAACTCGGTCACTTTGTAGATCGACTTGGGCAGGTGAAGCTGGTCGAAATTCAAAATGTTCTTGTTGACCCGGCGGGCCGCGACGCTCAACTGGCCTCTTTGTCGAAAGATATTCACGCGAAATCGGTCGGAATCGCCCAACTGATAGGCAAAGTCCGAAGCTCCTTTCTCAGCCAGTTGCTTTCGCTGGTGCTCGTTCATGATCTCGAACCAGAGGTTCTCGACTTCCTGCGGGCTTAGCGGCTCACCCTTAATCGGTTTCAGGTCACCCTTGATCCGGATATGAACGCGGGCATTGCTCTTGAAGTGGATGTCCGAGGCCTGGATGTCCACCACGTACTTGAGATACTTGTGGATCTTCGGTTCGCGCTTGGCGGAGGCTGCTACGGTCCTGTTCTTCTCGGGCGCTGCGGATTTTACTGGTGCCGGCGCCGGGGGCTCGGACGGTTCGATCTCTTCCAGTGCGGGGGCCGCCTCGACCGGCTCATCGCCGACATGCGTCCGTTCGTTGATCCTTCGGTAAATGTCCTCCTCAGCCATGTACGCGCACTCCGTGGGTTTGGTTTCCTGCCGCTCTAGAGCCGCACGGGGATGCCCCGGTCGGCCATGTACTGCTTGGTTTCTCTTATCGTGTATGTTCCAAAGTGGAAGATGCTCGCCGCCAGGACGGCATCTGCTTTCCCGATCGACACCGCGTCAGCCAGATGCTTGGGCTCGCCGGCCCCGCCGGAGGCCACGACCGGTATGCTGACCGCCTCAGCCACCGCCCGCGTGATCTCAAGGTCGTACCCCTCCTGGGTCCCGTCGGCGTCCATGCAGGTCAGGACGATTTCGCCAGCCCCCAGTTCCTCAACCCGCTTGGCCCAAGCCACGGCCTCCAGACCAGTGGGGGTACGGCCGCCGTGGATGTGGACGTCCCAGAATTCCCGGCCAGCTTTCCATACCCGCTTGGGGTCGATGTTGACCACCGTGCAGCATCTGCCAAAACGCCGAGCCGTCTCGGTTATGATGTTGGGGTTCAATACCGCCGCCGTATTGATTGAGACCTTTTCCGCCCCGGCCTGGACCAGTCTGGTTACGTCTTCGATGGTCCGGATCCCGCCTCCCACGGTGAAGGGCATGAAACACTCCTCCGCCACGCGCCGGACCACCTCCAACATGATGTCGCGACCCTCGTGGCTGGCGGTGATGTCCAGAAAGACTAGTTCGTCTGCTCCAGCTTCCTCGTAGCCCCGGGCAATTTCGACCGGGTCGCCGGCGTCGCGCAGATTGATGAAATTCACGCCTTTGACAACCCGTCCGGCGTGCACGTCTAGACACGGGATAATCCGTTTGGCCAGCATCCGGCAATCGTTCCCAGGTAAGAATCCGGGCAGTTCAGTGAGGCCACCTGCGGGGACGGCCAAACTCCTGCTTCGGGGGGTCATTCGGGCCGTCAGGGAACATTCTATCCGAGGCCGAAGTTCCCTTTCAATGTCTTGCGTCCAGTGAAGTTGTGCCAGTCTCGGAATATGTTGCGCTCCTGCCCGGGACTATCCTCGCAGTGGGGTCCTGCCCTTCCCGATTAGCCGACATGCGTACCACCAAGCCCAGGCGTGGACGGTCTCTGAGGCTGGCACAGCCTGGTCCTCAACGGGGTTGCTGACCAGGGTGAACACCGGTCCACCGTTGAGGTGGCCCATTGGCTCTGGCGGGCTCACGGTCGGAATGCAGTCATAAGCTCTTTTTTGAAAAAGGGTTATGATGGTGCGTCCGGCGTGCTTGCGGAATCATGGTTCGATTCGCGGATCGACACACCCGCTTGCGGCCGGGGATACACACTGGGGACAGGGCCCGAACGCTTGGATCCCGTTGTTGGCATTCCATTTGGAGCCCCGCTGA is a genomic window containing:
- a CDS encoding PilT/PilU family type 4a pilus ATPase; the encoded protein is MAEEDIYRRINERTHVGDEPVEAAPALEEIEPSEPPAPAPVKSAAPEKNRTVAASAKREPKIHKYLKYVVDIQASDIHFKSNARVHIRIKGDLKPIKGEPLSPQEVENLWFEIMNEHQRKQLAEKGASDFAYQLGDSDRFRVNIFRQRGQLSVAARRVNKNILNFDQLHLPKSIYKVTEFHQGLVLLAGITGSGKSTTIAAALDYINAHRACHIVTIEDPIEYLFTDKKALINQREVYVDVYSFADALKYLMREDPDVVLIGEMRDEETFTAALNAAETGHLVFGTVHASSSSQTINRILDLIPEGSRDLVRQTLVFNLQAIICQKLLPSIKPGLARVPAVEIMFATPTVRKLIDEKRDDELGKVIRASQSEGMLDMNECLKRLVEQEYIETAVAYAASPNPQELKMRLKGISAGAGSILG
- a CDS encoding ATPase, T2SS/T4P/T4SS family, with the protein product MSVSKRRFTAVSLSAGLVLTVPSSSLAASALAALSEPGGYMSPWRIALVLVCLLPWMAFCQWVDKDTQYVRRMRRDTWNGVILGGGTVGLVVWILMPWNSVGLFAAGFGLWFLATVGTCATYVVLRNGLVDANARVFTVRHIKSWLGGLGKKTEGKATAFERVRMTRHNGEKVPVPTDPTQTDAFEATQNLLFDALWRRATEVEMLISPSDVRLAYRIDGVATPRTDLLTRDAALQALNLIKVVAGLDVEERRRPQQGEMSAVITGTNAQPTEIEVRTSGTTQYEKLSLRIVGEENRLRIGDLGMDEKQLAAMEEIIRKPSGLVIVSGPHGSGVTSTLYAALRNHDAFMQNLLTLEREPLMDLENITQHIYDSTKHEASYARQLQTVLRREPDVVMVSDCPDRETAHLAAKAACDGKKIYMGIQARDTFDALKKLMSLAGDLDTVAKALVALTSQRLVRKLCIACRQPYKPDPNLLKKANLPADKIDHFYRPPPGGLVDAKGNPILCTNCQGSGYFGRTGVFELLEIDDGLRDLITKGQPVSAIRAMARKNGMLYLQEVGLQKVMNGVTSMTELLRVMREEEAGGNSQPPPAASVSKPKNPKSDGAGKERG
- the hisF gene encoding imidazole glycerol phosphate synthase subunit HisF → MLAKRIIPCLDVHAGRVVKGVNFINLRDAGDPVEIARGYEEAGADELVFLDITASHEGRDIMLEVVRRVAEECFMPFTVGGGIRTIEDVTRLVQAGAEKVSINTAAVLNPNIITETARRFGRCCTVVNIDPKRVWKAGREFWDVHIHGGRTPTGLEAVAWAKRVEELGAGEIVLTCMDADGTQEGYDLEITRAVAEAVSIPVVASGGAGEPKHLADAVSIGKADAVLAASIFHFGTYTIRETKQYMADRGIPVRL
- a CDS encoding peptidylprolyl isomerase, with product MRCSSVLAIAAIVCVVAMVTFGQIAPPGSQPASKAATAPADEVAVVVNDRPIMESEIDRVIAQGRKITPEELAQKRQQIKPQQMKFLFDYIIGNELIVQAAGREGIVLTDQEWKEEFRKTFDKWVQANGWSQEQAAQEIRTRFDMDLAELEEEMPKSPGFRAPILQEKIMQKKFADELRVTDEDVKAYYEQNKANRYTPKEEEVRASHILFATRDAKTRQPMSEEAKQEQRKKAEQILTEAKKPGADFAALAREHSSCPTGKRSGGDLDYFPRTRMVPAFSEAAFAMKVGEISDIVETEFGYHIIKVTGRVEAGETKPFDTVKDQIRTQLEQQKLRTVVDRYKEELKNKAKIVYPPGKEPASPPPVRPVTTRPTTQSTRAAMRPRASSTTRPGDRASVSLPRPQTAAAE
- a CDS encoding CvpA family protein, which gives rise to MWFSLFATVLILAVTFYQGLQGMFSALINCVLTILAAALAFAYYEDLYQSQLITYQPDHGRAIALMAIFIVSLLVMRTVVDLLIKGNQTFPIYLDRAGGGIFGFITAMIIVGMLAIGFQMLPFDPTLLGFSRYSLVDASSNKEVVTETKSSATSKGDQNTNVVYRNEIDWSNVKAIRHNLWLNPDGLTVALMSHLSRFALRGRNSFAEINPDFLDYIHHIRDGLGREPLAAVPPNAAIIKQYEYLRKDEPIYKRAKVRDENSVVTLKYEPVNRKPQEGQRWLCVTVTINEKTDVCQDRANLNFTSSQVRLLARDRNNGPVKVYSLAAINESDPANAHRLIQVFPCQDLQYNRAGGSPEMRLLFEVPDNPDFRPLAIQYKMNAWAEILPSHDQTKTRAGTVSDTSLTERPSDRDRPRESRDDVSTSRQPRPTRDDTDASSAATERRPSPPRPDPNPRDRVHGVNLASQEPFFSERLPFAAPLTDYTEGMEFERSDGKLRSARGFTVKLNADWEPVAGSKPPLESFDVPADMRLLHVNVERLQPGSTLGKARGTATELTRDIYVTDGNGKQYMPVGKYAIATIRGETIFELTYLDETARGFARMPGLEHIRFEDLKGKYAYVFLFHLPPGAKPMKFHTGRTAIALDQYNLVAPE